A single window of Methylomarinum sp. Ch1-1 DNA harbors:
- a CDS encoding autotransporter assembly complex protein TamA: MHFIVKAALYLLLVAAPALRADEPVIDIEGLTDAQQDNVRVFLSLSQETCQSPAWRIKKLFAKSDSEISKALRALGYYHPDISKRLSFSDDCWQAKFDITAGEPVRVSRLNIQVEGEAQQEPVFEKLLASLPIQQGDILNHALYEKIKQDLRSLALEYGYLNHRFSKKSLRVYPDKNQAEIELTLDSGPRHRFGEIRIDQDILTPDFMRRYVRLSSDDYYSSKKLAQTYNALAASVYFSDVEIKPRMDEIEDNKVPIDIKLTPEKTHTYSVGVGYDTDIGPLGSFGYQNRRLNRAGHHLNLDLSVSPVLSSAEGLYMIPFSEPRSDHVAIGLGYKYEKPDTFESEEAKLSVQYQHLYANGWKQIMFLDLSHETFTISDVSQNTTLLVPGGRWEYTISNDALRPTRGYHINFSLASAPESLISDVTFVQATAAGKLITPLPWPGRLITRVNLGATLTSDFDRLPASYRFYAGGAQSIRGYEYKKLGPQNGEGDVIGGEMLSVVSAEYEHFISESWGVAVFFDAGNAYNANNISIKSGTGLGLRWVSPIGPIRLDFAVPLSDSDSSFQIHFSAGAQL, translated from the coding sequence ATGCACTTTATCGTTAAAGCAGCACTTTATCTTTTGCTCGTTGCGGCGCCGGCGCTCAGAGCCGATGAGCCCGTCATCGACATCGAAGGGTTGACCGATGCGCAACAAGACAATGTGCGTGTTTTTTTATCGCTGTCTCAGGAGACCTGCCAATCTCCTGCCTGGCGCATCAAAAAGCTGTTTGCCAAGTCAGACAGCGAAATAAGCAAAGCCTTAAGGGCATTGGGCTATTACCACCCCGACATCAGCAAGCGACTCAGCTTCAGCGATGATTGCTGGCAAGCCAAATTCGACATTACCGCCGGCGAACCGGTTCGAGTCAGTCGCCTGAATATACAGGTAGAAGGCGAAGCGCAACAGGAGCCGGTATTCGAAAAATTGTTGGCGTCCCTGCCCATCCAACAGGGCGATATTCTCAATCACGCCCTGTATGAAAAAATCAAACAAGACTTGCGTTCATTGGCGCTGGAATACGGTTATTTAAATCACCGTTTCAGCAAGAAATCGTTACGGGTTTATCCGGACAAAAATCAGGCCGAAATTGAACTGACCTTGGATTCCGGTCCGCGCCATCGTTTCGGAGAAATCCGCATCGACCAAGACATACTGACTCCGGACTTCATGCGCCGCTATGTCAGACTGAGCAGCGATGACTATTACTCCAGCAAGAAGCTGGCGCAAACCTATAATGCGCTGGCCGCCAGCGTTTATTTCAGCGACGTGGAAATCAAGCCGCGAATGGATGAAATTGAAGATAACAAAGTTCCTATCGATATCAAGTTGACACCGGAAAAAACACACACCTACAGCGTGGGCGTCGGCTATGATACCGACATCGGGCCGCTAGGCAGCTTCGGTTATCAAAATCGCCGCCTCAATCGCGCCGGTCATCATCTGAACTTAGACCTATCTGTCTCACCGGTGCTTTCCAGCGCCGAAGGCCTTTATATGATTCCATTCAGCGAACCGCGCAGCGACCATGTCGCGATCGGACTGGGCTATAAATACGAAAAACCCGACACCTTTGAATCGGAAGAAGCCAAGTTGTCGGTGCAATACCAGCATCTGTATGCGAACGGTTGGAAACAGATCATGTTCCTCGACCTCAGTCACGAAACCTTCACGATCAGCGACGTCAGTCAAAACACCACGCTATTGGTGCCGGGTGGACGCTGGGAATACACGATATCTAACGACGCCCTGCGTCCCACCCGCGGTTATCATATTAATTTTTCCCTGGCATCGGCGCCTGAATCGTTGATTTCCGATGTCACTTTCGTACAAGCCACTGCCGCCGGCAAGCTGATCACTCCCCTGCCCTGGCCCGGGCGGTTGATCACCCGAGTCAACCTTGGCGCCACCCTGACCAGCGATTTCGATCGTTTGCCCGCTTCTTATCGTTTTTATGCTGGCGGCGCCCAATCGATCCGCGGCTACGAATATAAGAAATTGGGGCCTCAGAATGGCGAAGGCGATGTCATCGGCGGCGAAATGCTGTCGGTTGTCAGCGCCGAATATGAACACTTCATCAGCGAATCCTGGGGGGTGGCGGTATTTTTCGATGCCGGCAATGCCTATAACGCCAATAACATCTCGATCAAAAGCGGCACCGGTTTGGGTTTACGCTGGGTCTCGCCCATCGGCCCGATCCGGCTGGATTTTGCCGTGCCGCTCAGCGACAGCGATTCGTCCTTTCAAATCCACTTTTCCGCCGGAGCGCAGTTATGA